In Paenibacillus sonchi, a single genomic region encodes these proteins:
- a CDS encoding YhgE/Pip domain-containing protein: MKSLSVFAKDLGAALKKPKVLIPMFVVLFIPVLYSGLFLKAFWDPYGKMNELPVAVVNEDKGADYEGTKLAAGNDLVTELKKTDGFKWNFVTRAQAESGLKDNTYYMAIVVPEDFSESATTLLEADPKPAKIIYEPNEGYNFLAGQIGGTAVKDIKTKVSAKITEAYTTSVFDKIKDIGSGLGEAGDGATKIADGASKLDDGALKLKDNLVVLTEGTGKLLDGAAPLTKGVADLNTGAAALHTGSSTLAGGLQQLSAAHKQLQDGVSQTAAGSKQLNAGLQKTAAGAAALQAGTKSAVDGTAKLQAGTQSVVDGSAKLAAGLTSSVDGSAKLAAGLQASKDGSAKTSAGAKAVADGLQQLAKSNPQLAASPDVQKLLAASAAVAQGTAQLDQSQQQLLEGATALHSGQEQLVQGANQLHAGSQQLDAGVTQLHDGAQQLNAGSTQLLDGQKQLLAGAGALETGGSKLAAGMKQFGAKLNEAAAGGAKLAAGSKTLEAGTTKLLAGAGQLSSGLSSVADGSKKLSDGAGQLKDGLDDLKSGSGELATKLGDAAAQTSSVNSSDALVSMFAQPVQIEEQKVSAVPNYGTGFAPYFLSLGLFVGALICTLVIPMRDSEVIGASRFNRFISRTLTFSMMSVLQSLMAAIIVLYGLGLNVQNVPLFFAFTFITSIAFMWMIQAIVTWMDQPGRFVVIVILIFQLTTSAGTFPLELIPSWMKFFNPLLPMTYSVKGFKAVISTGDFSAMWSDAGLLAIYGVVFLAFTFTYFITRDRDSEVAVKNEQVLTV, from the coding sequence ATGAAATCTTTATCCGTATTTGCCAAGGACCTGGGCGCAGCGCTCAAGAAACCCAAGGTGCTGATTCCTATGTTTGTCGTCCTGTTCATTCCGGTGCTATACAGCGGATTGTTCCTGAAGGCATTCTGGGACCCGTACGGCAAAATGAATGAGCTGCCTGTCGCAGTAGTCAATGAAGATAAAGGTGCCGACTATGAAGGCACGAAGCTTGCAGCAGGGAATGACCTGGTGACAGAGCTGAAGAAGACCGACGGGTTCAAATGGAACTTTGTAACCCGGGCGCAGGCTGAGTCCGGTTTGAAGGATAACACCTACTATATGGCTATTGTGGTTCCGGAAGATTTCTCCGAGAGTGCCACCACCCTGCTGGAAGCAGATCCGAAGCCAGCCAAAATTATTTATGAGCCAAATGAAGGCTACAACTTCCTGGCCGGTCAAATCGGCGGTACGGCTGTAAAAGATATCAAGACTAAAGTATCCGCCAAAATTACCGAAGCTTATACCACTTCTGTTTTTGACAAAATCAAAGATATCGGAAGCGGCCTTGGCGAAGCGGGAGACGGTGCCACCAAGATTGCGGACGGTGCCTCCAAGCTGGATGACGGTGCGCTCAAGCTGAAAGATAATCTGGTTGTGCTGACCGAAGGTACCGGCAAGCTGCTGGATGGTGCAGCCCCGCTGACAAAGGGTGTAGCGGATCTGAACACCGGTGCTGCTGCATTACATACAGGCAGCAGCACGCTTGCGGGCGGACTTCAGCAGCTGTCCGCAGCGCATAAGCAGCTCCAGGACGGCGTATCCCAGACGGCAGCAGGCAGCAAACAGCTGAACGCCGGATTACAGAAGACGGCAGCCGGAGCAGCCGCGCTGCAAGCAGGCACGAAGTCTGCGGTGGATGGAACGGCTAAGCTTCAAGCCGGTACCCAGTCTGTTGTCGACGGCAGTGCGAAGCTTGCCGCAGGACTTACCTCTTCCGTGGACGGCAGCGCGAAGCTGGCTGCCGGACTTCAGGCTTCGAAGGATGGCAGCGCGAAGACCAGCGCAGGCGCTAAAGCGGTAGCGGATGGCCTGCAGCAGCTGGCCAAATCAAATCCGCAGCTGGCGGCAAGCCCGGATGTGCAGAAGCTGCTGGCGGCAAGCGCCGCGGTTGCCCAAGGTACCGCACAGCTGGATCAGAGCCAGCAGCAGCTCCTTGAGGGCGCAACTGCGCTGCACAGCGGCCAGGAGCAGCTGGTGCAAGGGGCAAACCAACTGCACGCCGGTTCGCAGCAGCTGGATGCCGGTGTGACCCAGCTGCATGACGGAGCGCAGCAACTGAATGCCGGCAGCACACAGCTGCTGGATGGACAAAAGCAGCTCCTGGCCGGAGCCGGAGCGCTGGAAACCGGCGGCAGCAAGCTGGCCGCAGGCATGAAGCAGTTCGGCGCGAAGCTGAACGAAGCTGCAGCAGGCGGCGCCAAGCTGGCTGCCGGCAGCAAAACGCTTGAAGCCGGAACAACGAAGCTGCTGGCCGGAGCCGGACAGCTGAGCAGCGGCCTCAGCTCTGTAGCAGACGGCTCGAAGAAGCTCAGCGATGGAGCCGGACAGCTTAAGGATGGACTGGATGACCTGAAGAGCGGCTCCGGCGAGCTGGCAACGAAGCTCGGCGATGCCGCTGCGCAGACCAGCTCAGTGAACTCAAGCGATGCGCTTGTATCCATGTTCGCCCAGCCGGTACAGATTGAAGAGCAAAAAGTGAGTGCGGTGCCGAACTACGGCACAGGCTTTGCCCCGTACTTCCTGTCTCTAGGTTTGTTCGTTGGCGCATTGATCTGCACTCTGGTCATTCCGATGCGCGACTCTGAGGTTATCGGCGCCAGCCGGTTCAACCGCTTCATCAGCCGCACGCTTACCTTCTCGATGATGAGTGTGCTCCAGTCCTTGATGGCTGCCATTATTGTTCTGTATGGACTGGGCCTGAATGTACAGAATGTTCCGCTGTTCTTTGCCTTTACCTTCATTACAAGCATCGCCTTTATGTGGATGATCCAGGCCATTGTTACCTGGATGGATCAGCCTGGACGGTTCGTTGTTATTGTTATACTGATCTTCCAGTTGACCACAAGCGCAGGAACCTTCCCGCTTGAGCTGATTCCGTCCTGGATGAAATTCTTCAACCCGCTGCTGCCTATGACCTACAGTGTCAAAGGCTTCAAGGCTGTAATTTCCACCGGCGATTTCAGCGCAATGTGGAGCGACGCCGGCCTGCTGGCCATTTACGGAGTCGTATTCCTGGCCTTTACCTTCACCTACTTCATAACCCGTGACCGGGATAGTGAAGTCGCCGTGAAGAATGAACAAGTATTGACTGTATAA
- a CDS encoding ABC transporter permease, producing MGNFAALIHNENVKIYSRIRTWIMLIILAVMSALFPALFYYTSSDPSTTELWNSFQTTVSVSFFLNTIFTVVIASDSVAGEFSWGTIKLLLIRPWSRSKILLSKYISLILFSLLSTAVLIVFGYVSALIFSSSSGLGGASVSDWSPAEYTFLGILCSYAELFITAALAFMVSSVFRASGLAIGLSLFIMFAKDIITVIFSPERYEWAKYLIFTHMDLHGYLMTDKGPGGSTLGFALVVLAVYYLIFMLVSWIVFRKRDVAA from the coding sequence TTGGGTAATTTCGCGGCTCTCATACATAATGAGAACGTCAAAATCTACAGTCGTATACGCACATGGATTATGCTGATTATTCTGGCGGTGATGAGCGCACTGTTTCCGGCATTGTTCTACTATACCAGCAGCGATCCCTCCACAACAGAACTGTGGAACAGCTTCCAGACGACCGTGAGTGTTTCTTTCTTCCTGAATACGATCTTTACTGTGGTGATCGCTTCCGACTCCGTGGCGGGCGAATTTTCCTGGGGAACGATTAAGCTGCTGCTGATCCGCCCTTGGAGCCGTTCCAAAATACTGCTGTCCAAATATATTTCCCTGATCCTGTTCAGCCTGCTGAGCACTGCTGTGCTGATCGTTTTCGGATATGTGTCGGCGCTGATATTCTCGTCTTCTTCCGGGCTTGGAGGAGCTTCCGTCTCAGATTGGAGTCCGGCAGAGTACACGTTCCTGGGCATCCTGTGCAGCTATGCCGAGCTGTTTATCACCGCTGCGCTGGCCTTCATGGTTTCCAGTGTGTTCCGGGCAAGCGGGCTGGCCATCGGATTGTCGCTGTTCATTATGTTCGCCAAGGATATTATCACGGTAATCTTCAGCCCTGAGCGTTACGAGTGGGCCAAATACCTGATCTTCACCCACATGGATCTGCATGGCTATTTGATGACAGACAAGGGTCCAGGCGGGTCCACGCTGGGATTCGCTCTCGTGGTGCTCGCTGTCTATTATCTGATATTCATGCTGGTGTCATGGATTGTATTCCGTAAAAGAGACGTTGCCGCGTAG
- the ligD gene encoding non-homologous end-joining DNA ligase: protein MPAAVKGSITVDGQEIIITNPDKPLWPEVGITKRIYLQKLAALSPYLLRYSRDRLLTVIRYPHGVPGMSFYQKNAPEPLPDFVRTATHDNITYIVLQGLPELLWLGNLAALEFHPSLHYVGSSLPCEWMIDLDPSLEVEPRIMEAAAVVGEVLQSLGIASVPKTSGATGVQIIVPIRPGVTFDGLRRIGHFVGRYVTEKRPDLFTLERLKKNRGDNIYFDYLQHYGGKTLAAPYTPRARPLATVSTPLLWEEVQHNVSPADFHLLNIEERLSIMGDLISKVPPQPVEALIPKLP from the coding sequence ATGCCGGCAGCCGTCAAAGGCTCCATCACCGTCGATGGGCAAGAGATTATCATCACCAATCCCGACAAGCCGTTATGGCCTGAAGTGGGCATTACCAAACGGATTTATCTGCAAAAGCTGGCCGCCCTCTCCCCCTATCTGCTGCGTTATTCCCGTGACCGGCTGTTGACCGTGATCCGCTATCCGCACGGCGTTCCCGGCATGTCCTTTTATCAGAAAAATGCGCCGGAGCCTTTGCCGGATTTTGTACGTACAGCAACTCACGACAACATTACCTATATTGTCCTGCAAGGGCTGCCGGAGCTGCTCTGGCTGGGAAATTTAGCCGCGCTGGAGTTTCACCCCTCACTGCATTATGTCGGCAGCAGTTTGCCCTGCGAATGGATGATTGACCTGGACCCGTCCCTTGAGGTCGAGCCGCGGATTATGGAAGCGGCGGCTGTTGTAGGGGAGGTACTGCAATCATTGGGGATTGCCTCAGTCCCCAAAACCTCCGGTGCAACCGGAGTGCAGATTATCGTTCCGATCCGGCCCGGAGTCACTTTCGATGGCCTGCGCCGGATCGGGCACTTTGTCGGCCGGTATGTAACTGAGAAACGCCCCGATCTGTTCACGCTGGAGCGGTTGAAGAAGAACCGGGGCGACAATATTTATTTTGATTACCTCCAGCATTACGGGGGCAAAACGCTCGCCGCTCCGTACACGCCCCGTGCCCGGCCGCTGGCTACAGTCTCCACTCCTCTTTTGTGGGAAGAGGTTCAGCACAATGTTTCGCCTGCCGATTTCCATCTGCTCAACATTGAGGAACGCCTGAGCATCATGGGCGATCTGATCTCCAAGGTGCCGCCGCAGCCGGTGGAAGCTCTGATCCCCAAGCTTCCTTGA
- a CDS encoding Ku protein: protein MHTVWKGAISFGLVHVPVKMFSATEDKDISLRYIHKECGSPLSYVRKCPVCDKEVAWEEIGKGYEYDKGKFVLFDKEELEQLTEQSTKNIAILDFVDLTEIDPIYFQKTYYLSPDQAGANAYRLLMEAMRQTGKIGIAKISIRSKSSLAAIRVLADCLAIETIFYPDEVRPVSQVPGLPEPGIVNDKELDMAKLLISQLSTPFEPGKYTDDYRQRMLDLITHKIAGEEFHIAPARQESNVIDLMAALQASIEAVQHIPADPGPSAASAKTKGAASRKKTAAAKPAKTADGAAVVNEATGPIPVIAPKPKRRTAKSKEPGA, encoded by the coding sequence ATGCATACCGTTTGGAAAGGGGCCATCAGCTTCGGGCTGGTCCATGTTCCGGTCAAAATGTTCTCCGCTACCGAGGACAAAGACATCTCGCTGCGCTACATCCACAAAGAATGCGGCAGCCCGCTGTCGTATGTGCGGAAATGTCCTGTCTGCGACAAGGAAGTGGCATGGGAGGAAATCGGCAAAGGCTACGAATATGATAAGGGTAAGTTTGTTCTCTTTGACAAAGAAGAACTGGAGCAGCTGACGGAGCAGAGCACCAAGAACATTGCGATTCTGGATTTTGTGGACCTGACGGAGATCGATCCGATTTATTTCCAAAAAACATATTATCTCTCCCCTGATCAGGCCGGGGCCAATGCTTACCGCCTGTTGATGGAAGCGATGCGCCAGACCGGCAAAATCGGCATCGCCAAAATTTCCATCCGTTCCAAAAGCAGCCTCGCCGCCATTCGGGTGCTGGCTGACTGCCTGGCCATTGAAACCATCTTTTACCCGGATGAGGTGCGGCCTGTGTCCCAGGTTCCAGGCCTGCCGGAGCCCGGCATCGTTAACGACAAGGAGCTGGATATGGCCAAGCTGCTGATCTCGCAGTTGTCCACACCGTTTGAGCCGGGCAAATACACCGATGACTACCGCCAGCGCATGCTTGATCTGATCACTCACAAAATTGCCGGTGAGGAATTTCATATCGCTCCTGCCCGCCAGGAGAGCAATGTAATTGACTTGATGGCTGCGCTTCAAGCCAGTATCGAAGCCGTGCAGCATATCCCTGCTGATCCCGGCCCATCTGCGGCTTCCGCCAAAACCAAAGGCGCGGCGTCCAGGAAGAAAACAGCCGCAGCCAAACCGGCCAAAACCGCTGACGGCGCAGCAGTCGTTAACGAGGCTACCGGACCGATTCCGGTCATTGCGCCCAAGCCGAAACGGCGCACAGCCAAGAGTAAGGAACCGGGGGCTTAA
- a CDS encoding ABC transporter ATP-binding protein, with translation MPNTAEVVKPVASLMGVTKKIGSKTLVSDLTLDIPPGQIFGFLGPNGAGKTTTIRMMVGLISISRGDILICGRSIKDHFEEAVANIGAIVENPEMYKFLTGYQNLRQYARMVPGVNKKRIHEVVELVGLGQRIHDKVKTYSLGMRQRLGVAQALLHRPKLLILDEPTNGLDPQGIRELRDYLRRLCQEEGTTVFVSSHLLSEMELMCDSVAIIQNGKLIDVKQLKAVGAEILPGGETLFEVSDPEAALALMGTGVLKDGGVAVAADREVIAELNAKLVTGGIKVYGIRVLSRSLEDQFLEITGGEGIG, from the coding sequence ATGCCGAACACGGCAGAAGTGGTAAAGCCCGTTGCGAGTCTTATGGGTGTAACCAAAAAAATCGGCAGCAAGACGCTGGTCAGCGACTTGACGCTTGATATCCCGCCCGGACAAATCTTTGGATTCCTCGGGCCGAATGGTGCCGGCAAAACAACCACCATTCGCATGATGGTCGGACTGATCTCGATCAGCCGCGGGGATATTCTGATTTGCGGCCGCAGCATTAAAGATCATTTTGAAGAAGCTGTGGCGAATATAGGAGCGATCGTAGAGAATCCGGAGATGTACAAGTTCCTGACCGGATACCAGAATCTGCGCCAATACGCGCGTATGGTTCCCGGTGTGAATAAGAAGCGGATTCATGAGGTTGTAGAGCTGGTCGGGCTGGGGCAGCGGATTCATGACAAGGTGAAAACTTATTCGCTGGGAATGCGCCAGCGGCTGGGGGTAGCCCAGGCGCTGCTGCACCGTCCGAAGCTCCTGATTCTGGATGAGCCGACGAACGGCCTTGATCCGCAGGGGATTCGCGAGCTGCGTGATTATTTGCGCCGTTTGTGCCAGGAAGAGGGAACTACGGTGTTCGTCTCCAGCCATCTGTTGTCCGAGATGGAGCTGATGTGTGACTCGGTGGCGATCATCCAGAACGGCAAATTGATTGACGTGAAGCAGCTCAAAGCAGTAGGGGCTGAAATACTGCCTGGCGGCGAGACGCTGTTTGAGGTTAGTGATCCTGAAGCAGCGCTGGCCCTGATGGGGACCGGGGTGCTGAAGGATGGGGGAGTTGCCGTCGCAGCGGACCGCGAAGTGATCGCGGAGCTGAATGCGAAGCTGGTAACGGGCGGAATTAAGGTCTACGGTATTCGGGTGCTGTCCCGTTCACTGGAGGATCAATTCCTGGAAATCACCGGAGGTGAAGGCATTGGGTAA
- a CDS encoding polymer-forming cytoskeletal protein, with the protein MGKNKLQMPAKSTDSLIGHGGTLEGKLNCDTNLRIEGNFSGEIHCQGTVTVGEQGTVRSSIRAQDIIIAGKVYGDVIADQRLMMTDTGQLHGNILAGSLSIMEGSVLNGSVAMAEEPATEKAGGLQKKEQADKAGKRGSKQAETA; encoded by the coding sequence GTGGGGAAAAATAAACTGCAAATGCCAGCAAAGTCCACCGACTCCTTAATCGGGCACGGCGGAACTTTGGAGGGCAAATTGAACTGCGACACCAATTTACGGATCGAGGGCAATTTCAGCGGGGAAATCCACTGCCAGGGAACGGTTACTGTCGGTGAACAGGGAACTGTCCGTTCCAGTATCAGAGCACAGGATATCATTATTGCAGGCAAAGTCTACGGGGATGTGATTGCTGACCAGCGGCTGATGATGACAGACACCGGACAGCTGCATGGCAATATTCTGGCCGGCAGCTTAAGCATCATGGAGGGCAGTGTGCTCAACGGCTCCGTTGCCATGGCCGAAGAGCCCGCCACAGAAAAAGCAGGCGGACTTCAGAAAAAAGAGCAGGCGGACAAAGCCGGCAAACGCGGCTCCAAACAAGCAGAAACGGCTTAG
- a CDS encoding DNA ligase, whose translation MKLQPVVPFEPVLASQLPEGDQWIAQIKWDGVRMLSYCDGSEAELINRRGNRRTLQYPEIADPRAYCRAGSVILDGEVIALSGGKPSFHEVMRRDSLKNAAAIKAVSPQVPVLYMVFDILYCNGTWLLDQPLSRRQQMLGEMLLPHPHVQAVPSYTNPAELYAAAVRQGLEGIVCKDSGSTYALGGKDKRWLKRKIIFDVTAVAGGVTFRDGTVNAVLLGLYDDEGKLHYIGHAGAGRMTVQDWRDLTEQAHTLASETMPFAELPERSKDAFWIKPQLVFKVHYLEWNPSGTLRHPSIQARVELAPQHCLLSQRDASFFN comes from the coding sequence ATGAAGCTGCAGCCCGTTGTTCCCTTCGAGCCTGTGCTGGCATCGCAGCTGCCTGAGGGCGATCAGTGGATTGCCCAAATTAAATGGGACGGCGTGCGCATGCTCTCTTACTGTGACGGGAGCGAAGCGGAACTGATTAACCGCCGCGGCAACCGGCGCACCCTGCAGTATCCCGAAATCGCTGACCCCAGAGCCTACTGCCGGGCCGGCTCGGTCATTTTGGATGGAGAAGTGATTGCGCTCAGCGGCGGCAAACCCTCCTTCCATGAAGTCATGCGCCGGGACAGCCTGAAGAATGCCGCGGCGATCAAGGCTGTGAGCCCGCAGGTTCCCGTGCTGTATATGGTATTTGACATTCTATACTGTAATGGCACATGGCTTCTGGACCAGCCGCTGTCCAGACGCCAGCAAATGTTAGGCGAAATGCTGCTACCGCATCCGCATGTGCAGGCGGTGCCCAGCTATACCAACCCGGCGGAGTTGTATGCCGCTGCGGTGCGCCAGGGACTGGAGGGCATTGTCTGCAAGGACAGCGGCAGTACCTATGCGCTTGGCGGCAAGGACAAGCGCTGGCTAAAGCGGAAGATCATCTTCGACGTAACGGCTGTGGCAGGCGGCGTCACCTTCCGGGACGGAACAGTCAATGCCGTGCTGCTCGGCCTCTACGATGACGAGGGCAAGCTGCATTATATCGGCCATGCCGGGGCTGGCCGGATGACCGTGCAGGACTGGCGTGACCTGACTGAGCAGGCGCACACTCTGGCTTCGGAGACTATGCCGTTTGCCGAACTGCCGGAGCGGAGCAAGGACGCATTCTGGATCAAGCCACAGCTTGTCTTCAAAGTTCATTATCTGGAATGGAATCCTTCAGGCACGCTGCGCCATCCCAGTATCCAAGCGAGAGTCGAACTGGCTCCGCAGCATTGCCTGCTGAGTCAGCGGGATGCCTCCTTCTTCAACTAA
- the tsaE gene encoding tRNA (adenosine(37)-N6)-threonylcarbamoyltransferase complex ATPase subunit type 1 TsaE, which translates to MNNIAETVFTYRSYSLEDTQQLAAELAASAEPGMVIGLDGDLGAGKTAFSQSFARHLGVQGIVSSPTFTIIKEYEGRLPLYHMDVYRISLQEADELGLDEYFYGQGVCLVEWSRIIADLMPPRHLHIAIETCGPEERLITVTGSGEPYGGVCRALNQKWGNGR; encoded by the coding sequence TTGAACAACATCGCTGAAACGGTGTTCACTTACCGTTCATATAGCCTGGAGGATACACAGCAGCTGGCGGCTGAACTGGCCGCCTCAGCAGAACCGGGCATGGTTATCGGACTGGACGGAGATCTGGGCGCTGGGAAAACAGCGTTCTCGCAGAGCTTCGCCCGTCATCTGGGTGTACAAGGGATCGTTAGCAGCCCGACATTTACAATTATCAAGGAGTATGAAGGGCGTCTCCCGCTCTATCATATGGATGTATACCGCATCTCGCTGCAGGAAGCGGACGAGCTGGGGCTGGATGAATATTTCTATGGGCAGGGCGTCTGCCTGGTAGAGTGGAGCCGTATTATTGCGGATTTGATGCCGCCGCGGCATCTCCATATCGCTATAGAAACATGCGGGCCGGAGGAACGGCTGATTACAGTGACCGGAAGCGGGGAGCCTTACGGCGGGGTGTGCCGGGCTCTGAACCAGAAGTGGGGTAATGGAAGATGA
- a CDS encoding YitT family protein encodes MTVSQKIFSNEEQKKPQKSEAFKRARLIQRIVMMVLGAAMMSVALEIFLVPNQLIDGGITGISIMISHIFHIPLGIILTLLNLPFLVIGYKQIGKTFALSTLFAVVLMSIGTQLLHPVAPLTGEPLLAAVFGGVILGVGVGLVVRYGGSLDGTEIVAILVSKKLPFSVGEVVMFFNLFILSGAGFVFGWNNAMFSLIAYYIAFKVIDVTLEGLDQSKSVWIISDKFRDIGEALTERLGRGVTYLDGEGGFSGDNKKVIFVVITRLEEAKLKSIVEDWDSDAFIAIGNIHDVKGGRFKKKAIH; translated from the coding sequence ATGACTGTAAGCCAGAAAATATTCTCGAATGAGGAGCAGAAAAAACCTCAGAAATCAGAAGCCTTTAAGCGGGCCAGACTGATCCAGCGGATCGTAATGATGGTGCTTGGAGCCGCGATGATGTCTGTAGCGCTGGAAATTTTCCTCGTTCCCAATCAATTGATTGACGGCGGAATTACCGGTATTTCCATTATGATATCCCATATTTTTCATATTCCCCTGGGGATTATATTGACTCTGCTTAACTTGCCGTTCCTTGTCATCGGCTATAAGCAGATTGGTAAAACCTTTGCCTTATCCACTCTGTTTGCTGTAGTCCTGATGTCCATTGGCACTCAGCTGCTGCATCCTGTTGCCCCGCTGACCGGCGAACCGCTGCTGGCCGCAGTATTTGGAGGCGTTATTCTGGGTGTGGGTGTGGGTCTTGTGGTGAGGTACGGAGGATCGCTGGATGGAACAGAAATTGTCGCGATTCTAGTTTCGAAGAAGCTCCCCTTCTCCGTAGGTGAGGTAGTCATGTTCTTCAACCTTTTTATTCTTTCCGGTGCAGGATTTGTGTTCGGCTGGAATAATGCGATGTTCTCATTGATTGCGTACTATATTGCTTTTAAGGTGATTGATGTTACGCTTGAGGGTCTGGATCAATCGAAATCGGTATGGATTATCAGCGATAAATTCCGTGATATCGGTGAAGCGCTGACGGAGCGTCTCGGACGCGGTGTTACTTATCTGGATGGGGAAGGCGGCTTCTCCGGAGATAACAAGAAGGTTATATTTGTAGTCATTACCCGTTTGGAAGAAGCGAAGCTTAAATCCATCGTTGAGGATTGGGATTCCGACGCATTTATTGCCATCGGCAATATCCACGATGTGAAGGGCGGCCGTTTCAAGAAAAAAGCAATTCATTAG
- a CDS encoding M23 family metallopeptidase: protein MKKQPDHNRITLLVVREAGRPVRQLQLSKPLALVLPAAAALSLSSLVTSMHFHASRSISELEAEAAALSLTNLRMEMKVADKDKALLQLRSQVTELSEEADQIKEKLKSVSELEQQLQSLIDKDSSAASGSKKETSASKTSASAGNLHEASVATATAAPSSLTGLPGSPPIAVSPASASAAPVLSAVQFRLEAMPAALDGTVTPQVGGEYIAVYQNDPLALVRETKDDYEEIRSMLDEMMSSITSTITEAQKANTAKANLQAKQARAEQARLAPAVLWPTQSKVITSSFGYRSDPFKGVSAYHSGIDIAGSIGDPIYAAMDGVVTAAEQMGARGKYIILQHDNGLETWYMHLNTMLVAPGTKVSKGQKIALLGNTGRSTGPHLHFQVVKQNRPVNPLGYVQP from the coding sequence ATGAAGAAACAGCCCGATCATAACCGGATCACGCTGCTCGTTGTCCGCGAAGCCGGGCGTCCGGTAAGACAGCTTCAGCTATCCAAACCGCTCGCTCTGGTGCTGCCGGCCGCAGCGGCCCTTTCTCTCTCCAGTCTGGTCACCTCCATGCATTTTCATGCCTCCCGCTCCATATCCGAGCTGGAAGCGGAAGCTGCGGCACTGTCCCTGACCAATTTGCGGATGGAAATGAAGGTTGCCGATAAGGATAAAGCCCTATTGCAGCTCCGCAGTCAGGTAACCGAGCTATCGGAGGAAGCAGACCAGATCAAAGAGAAGCTGAAAAGTGTCAGCGAATTGGAGCAGCAGCTCCAGTCACTTATTGACAAAGACAGCAGTGCGGCCTCCGGCAGCAAGAAAGAAACCTCTGCCTCCAAGACCTCCGCCTCCGCAGGCAACCTGCATGAAGCCTCTGTGGCTACAGCTACAGCGGCACCATCCAGTCTGACAGGCTTACCCGGCAGTCCGCCTATTGCCGTCTCTCCCGCCTCTGCCTCTGCCGCTCCCGTGCTGTCTGCCGTGCAGTTCCGGCTGGAAGCGATGCCGGCTGCGCTTGACGGTACGGTCACTCCGCAGGTCGGCGGAGAATATATCGCGGTCTACCAGAATGATCCCCTGGCGCTGGTACGGGAGACGAAGGACGACTATGAGGAAATCCGCAGTATGCTGGATGAAATGATGAGCAGTATCACTTCAACCATTACAGAGGCCCAAAAGGCAAATACCGCCAAAGCCAACCTGCAGGCCAAACAGGCACGCGCCGAACAAGCCCGGCTGGCACCGGCGGTCCTATGGCCTACACAATCCAAGGTTATTACCTCCAGCTTCGGCTACCGTTCTGACCCTTTTAAGGGAGTATCGGCCTATCATTCCGGCATTGATATTGCCGGCAGCATCGGTGATCCTATTTATGCAGCAATGGACGGCGTGGTCACTGCCGCCGAGCAAATGGGCGCACGCGGCAAATATATTATTCTCCAGCATGACAACGGACTGGAGACCTGGTACATGCATTTGAACACAATGCTTGTTGCCCCGGGCACCAAGGTCAGCAAGGGCCAGAAGATCGCCCTGCTCGGCAATACCGGACGCAGCACAGGACCGCATCTTCATTTCCAGGTAGTCAAACAAAACAGGCCGGTCAATCCCTTGGGTTATGTACAGCCATAA
- a CDS encoding H-type small acid-soluble spore protein, which translates to MDVQRAKAIYASKDMISVHLDGEPVWIEHVDAENGMATVQVGSRPTNTHTVGVERLEEQES; encoded by the coding sequence ATGGACGTACAACGGGCAAAGGCGATTTATGCCTCCAAGGATATGATTTCTGTACACCTGGACGGAGAACCTGTCTGGATAGAGCATGTAGATGCGGAAAACGGAATGGCTACAGTGCAGGTAGGTTCACGTCCGACGAATACACATACGGTGGGTGTGGAGCGTCTGGAAGAACAGGAGAGCTGA